The following proteins are co-located in the Vigna angularis cultivar LongXiaoDou No.4 chromosome 2, ASM1680809v1, whole genome shotgun sequence genome:
- the LOC108328451 gene encoding protein Iojap-related, mitochondrial, with the protein MWGLLRTRTCLRYSEALLLHQPWKKKVGFCSLSAVDGRNCLLDLPEIEKVLTDIKADDVKVIPVPKHCDWADFMVLATGRSTWHVKNIAQALIYKAKQKQRGAERMMLPSVEGEEGGKWIVIDSGKVIVHALDEKARAYYNLEGLWTRGTSQNEPDGDLQKALVKVRRKNNSKKPAQKNA; encoded by the exons ATGTGGGGGCTTCTTCGAACTAGAACGTGTTTGCGATATTCAGAGgcccttcttcttcatcaaccatggaagaagaaggtagGGTTCTGTTCTTTGTCTGCCGTTGACGGCCGTAATTGCCTTCTGGATCTGCCGGAGATCGAGAAGGTTCTGACGGATATCAAAGCTGACGACGTTAAGGTGATACCGGTTCCCAAGCACTGCGATTGGGCCGATTTCATGGTTCTCGCCACTGGCAGGTCCACCTGGCACGTCAAGAACATAGCCCAAGCCCTAATTTACAAG GCCAAACAGAAACAGAGAGGAGCTGAACGAATGATGCTACCGAGTGTAGAAGGTGAAGAGGGAGGAAAGTGGATAGTCATTGACTCTG gtAAAGTGATAGTTCATGCACTTGATGAAAAGGCCAGAGCTTACTACAATTTGGAGGGTCTTTGGACCCGAGGGACAAGTCAAAATGAACCTGATGGG GATTTACAAAAAGCTTTGGTGAAGGTTCGTCGAAAAAACAATTCGAAGAAACCTGCACAAAAGAATGCTTAA
- the LOC108320273 gene encoding 3-oxoacyl-[acyl-carrier-protein] reductase 4 yields the protein MASIAGSNCVALRTANFAASGNRKVCQIRQWSPVLTNHRSVSGLRHQSNAPFRSSGVRAQVATLEEAGTGATQKVEAPVVVVTGASRGIGRAIALSLGKAGCKVLVNYARSSKEAEEVSKEIEEFGGQALTFGGDVSNEADVEAMIKTAVDAWGTVDVLINNAGITRDGLLMRMKKSQWQEVIDLNLTGVFLCIQAAAKVMMKKKKGRIVNIASVVGLVGNVGQANYSAAKAGVIGLTKTVAKEYASRNITVNAVAPGFIASDMTAKLGQDIEKKILETIPLGRYGQPEEVAGLVEFLALNQASSYITGQVFTIDGGMVM from the exons ATGGCTTCTATTGCCGGATCCAATTGTGTCGCTCTTCGAACCGCCAACTTTGCCGCCTCTGGTAACCGGAAAGTCTGTCAGATCCGGCAATGGTCTCCGGTTCTCACGAATCACCGTTCCGTTTCCGGTCTTCGTCACCAATCGAATGCTCCGTTTAGATCCTCTG GTGTGAGGGCGCAGGTTGCTACTCTGGAGGAAGCGGGAACTGGAGCAACTCAGAAAGTGGAAGCGCCGGTTGTAGTGGTGACTGGAGCTTCCAGAGGTATTGGCCGAGCAATTGCACTGTCGTTAGGCAAAGCAGGTTGCAAG GTTCTGGTCAACTATGCAAGGTCATCGAAGGAAGCCGAGGAGGTTTCCAAGGAG ATTGAGGAATTTGGTGGGCAAGCTCTTACATTTGGTGGAGATGTTTCTAACGAAGCTGATGTGGAGGCTATGATTAAAACT GCAGTGGATGCTTGGGGAACAGTTGATGTATTGATAAACAATGCAG GAATAACTAGAGATGGTTTATTAATGAGAATGAAGAAATCTCAATGGCAGGAGGTTATTGATCTAAATCTAACTGGTGTTTTTCTTTGCATACAG GCTGCTGCTAAAGttatgatgaagaagaagaag GGAAGGATAGTCAATATTGCGTCAGTTGTTGGTTTGGTTGGCAATGTTGGGCAAGCCAATTATAGTGCTGCAAAAGCAGGAGTAATTGGCCTCACAAAAACAGTTGCAAAGGAATACGCTAGCAGAAACATCACC GTTAATGCAGTTGCTCCCGGGTTTATTGCATCTGACATGACTGCCAAGTTAGGACAGGACATTGAGAAAAAGATATTGGAGACAATCCCATTAG GAAGATATGGCCAACCAGAGGAAGTTGCCGGACTGGTGGAATTCTTGGCTCTTAATCAAGCTTCTAGTTACATTACTGGGCAG GTTTTCACCATTGATGGAGGTATGGTGATGTAA